Within the Emticicia oligotrophica DSM 17448 genome, the region TAACTTTCAGCGGGTGCTTCTGGATTGGCCTTTTGAGCTACGACTACATGTGCTAAAAAAAACGATGAAATGAATGCAAGGGTTTTTAGTGTTAGAATCGCTTTTTTACTCTTCATTGATTTTAAAATATAGGTTAATTTATTTGACAAATAACAGTAAATACTCTTACTTTATTTTAACTCGAGTTGCTCCATAACCAAATTTTTCTTTTTGAGCATCTTGAAACCATGCAACATTCTTATGCCCAGCTAACCTTTTTTGAATTTCTTGTCGCAATACACCATTTCCGACACCGTGAATAAAAATTATTTCATCCATTCCAGAAGCAATAGCACTTTCAAATTTTAACTCAAACGTACGTAGTTGTAATTCAAGTATTTGGGCATTTGACATATTATTAGAATTAGAGGTTAATTCCTCAATATGTAAATCAATGGTTGACGCAGGCTTTTCAATTACTTTAGGAAGAATTTCATCAGTTCTGGATTCAAACATTTTCTCTTTTAGTTCACTTGGATTGATAACCAATGGGGCTTCTTCTGCGTCTAATTGAAAAAGGAAACATTCTTTTTGAAGAATTGGAGCCATTTTTTTGTGACTAAAAAATGTATTTGCTCTCAACCTCAGCTTTTTTGAAAAAGGTGTCTTTTCAGAGAAATAACTAAAATTATAGTAAAATGCCTGAAAGGTAAGATTCCCCCAATTGTCAAAGTCTTTCAAATCTAAATCAATTGGAGATTTTTGAAAGGAACGGGCAGTTAAATAACCTCCGAGTAAACCTCTATGATTTTTTTCAGAACCTGAGGTTAAAGAATATGGTAAATCCCAATCGGTGTTATTGATGAGGTGAAGCGTAAGTATTTTTTCATTTTTTGGTAAAAAAGCTAAGAAAATACCTTTATCGGCTTTGGCTAAATTACCTATATTTTTTTGAGGTGCAATTACTTCAGTAACCTTTTGTTGTGGTTTGAAAATTTTA harbors:
- a CDS encoding Smr/MutS family protein, which codes for MNIGDKVRLIHSKEEGIVTKFLKNDVVEVEIEEGFKLPVLRKELAIVSKTEDKIFKPQQKVTEVIAPQKNIGNLAKADKGIFLAFLPKNEKILTLHLINNTDWDLPYSLTSGSEKNHRGLLGGYLTARSFQKSPIDLDLKDFDNWGNLTFQAFYYNFSYFSEKTPFSKKLRLRANTFFSHKKMAPILQKECFLFQLDAEEAPLVINPSELKEKMFESRTDEILPKVIEKPASTIDLHIEELTSNSNNMSNAQILELQLRTFELKFESAIASGMDEIIFIHGVGNGVLRQEIQKRLAGHKNVAWFQDAQKEKFGYGATRVKIK